A portion of the Chondrinema litorale genome contains these proteins:
- the trxA gene encoding thioredoxin encodes MGKAIEITDNNFEEVVLNSDSPVLVDFWATWCGPCLMMAPVVEELAGDFDGKAVIGKLDVDANPNIAAKFGIRSIPTMMVFKGGEVVDKVVGASSKADLQNRIESQLV; translated from the coding sequence ATGGGAAAAGCGATTGAAATAACAGATAACAACTTTGAAGAAGTTGTATTAAATTCAGACTCACCTGTATTGGTAGACTTTTGGGCAACTTGGTGTGGACCTTGTTTAATGATGGCTCCAGTAGTTGAGGAATTAGCTGGTGATTTTGATGGCAAAGCAGTTATTGGTAAACTAGATGTAGATGCTAACCCAAACATTGCTGCTAAATTTGGTATCAGAAGCATCCCTACAATGATGGTTTTTAAAGGTGGAGAAGTTGTAGACAAAGTAGTTGGAGCTTCATCAAAAGCTGATTTACAAAATAGAATTGAATCTCAATTGGTATAA
- the ffh gene encoding signal recognition particle protein has product MFENLSNRLDQAMKTLKGQGRITEINVANTVKEIRRALLEADVNYRIAKDITNEIKEEALGQKVLTAVSPGQLLIKIVNDKLCELMGGSAAPFNPKGNPGVVLIAGLQGSGKTTFTSKISNLLKKQGNQVLMAACDIYRPAAIDQLKTLGEQIGVEVYAEPENKNAVEIAQNALKHAKANGKNIVIVDTAGRLAVDEQMMEEITKVKAALNPQETLFVVDSMTGQDAVNTAQAFNEKLDFDGVVLTKLDGDTRGGAALSIRSVVSKPIKFISTGEKADTIDTFYPERMANRILGMGDVVSLVEKAQEVFDEQEAKRLNKKLRKNQFDLNDMLSQIQQIKKMGNLKDLMGMIPGMGKMVKDADIDDDSFKPIEAIIFSMTPKERESPTIIDAKRKKRIANGSGTSVQQVNNLLKQYEEMKKMIKKVNKMSGKGQLRNLFG; this is encoded by the coding sequence ATGTTTGAAAATTTGAGCAATCGCCTCGATCAGGCGATGAAAACGTTAAAGGGACAGGGAAGGATTACTGAGATCAACGTAGCCAACACTGTTAAAGAAATAAGAAGAGCCTTATTAGAAGCAGACGTTAATTATCGTATCGCAAAAGATATTACTAACGAAATAAAAGAAGAAGCGCTTGGACAAAAAGTACTTACTGCTGTTTCTCCTGGTCAATTACTTATCAAAATTGTAAATGACAAGCTTTGTGAGTTAATGGGAGGTTCTGCGGCTCCTTTTAATCCGAAAGGAAATCCGGGGGTTGTACTTATTGCGGGTCTGCAAGGTTCTGGTAAAACTACCTTTACTTCTAAAATTTCAAATTTACTTAAAAAGCAAGGCAATCAGGTTTTAATGGCTGCCTGTGATATTTACCGTCCTGCTGCGATAGATCAGCTAAAAACTCTTGGTGAGCAAATCGGTGTTGAAGTTTATGCAGAGCCTGAAAATAAGAATGCAGTTGAAATTGCTCAGAATGCATTAAAGCATGCTAAAGCCAATGGTAAAAACATTGTGATTGTCGATACCGCTGGTCGTTTGGCTGTTGATGAGCAAATGATGGAGGAAATTACCAAGGTAAAAGCAGCGCTTAATCCACAAGAAACCCTTTTCGTTGTTGACTCAATGACAGGACAGGATGCTGTAAATACAGCACAAGCCTTCAATGAGAAGCTCGATTTTGATGGAGTAGTTTTAACAAAGCTTGATGGTGATACTCGTGGTGGTGCAGCACTTTCAATTAGATCGGTAGTTTCTAAGCCAATCAAATTTATTAGTACTGGTGAAAAAGCAGATACAATAGATACCTTCTACCCAGAAAGGATGGCAAACAGAATTTTGGGTATGGGTGATGTGGTTTCACTTGTTGAAAAAGCTCAAGAAGTTTTTGACGAGCAGGAAGCTAAGAGATTAAATAAGAAATTAAGAAAGAATCAGTTCGACCTAAATGATATGTTGTCTCAAATACAGCAAATCAAAAAAATGGGTAACCTAAAAGACCTAATGGGTATGATACCGGGTATGGGTAAAATGGTTAAAGATGCTGATATTGACGACGATTCTTTTAAACCTATAGAAGCAATTATTTTCTCTATGACTCCAAAAGAGAGAGAAAGCCCTACTATTATTGATGCAAAAAGAAAGAAGAGGATTGCAAATGGTAGCGGAACTTCTGTACAGCAGGTAAATAACCTGTTAAAGCAATACGAAGAAATGAAAAAGATGATTAAGAAAGTAAATAAGATGAGTGGTAAAGGTCAACTCAGAAACTTATTCGGATAA
- a CDS encoding NupC/NupG family nucleoside CNT transporter, giving the protein MDFLRGLLGLLVLLGIAWVFSSNRKKINWKLVGVGVVLQIVFGFLISKVPLIKTIFLAVSEVFVKFLGYAGDGAAFLFGNLVDVSSFGFIFAFQVLPTVIFFSTVTAGLYYLGVLQKIVFAIAWVMARTMKLSGAESLSVAGNIFLGQTEAPLLVKPFIMNMTRSELMTLMTGGMATIAGGVLAGYVTFLGGDDPVEQVKYASYLLSASIMNAPAAVVISKILIPETQHDEIDSSLKVNTEKLGVNLVDALSNGAADGLKLALNIGGMLLAFIAIIYAINGFLVGFVGDITGLNVWIQQSTDGQFSGLSLEYILGQVFRVLAFVMGIDWSESLQIGSLLGQKTVINEFIAYSSLAEMKAANELSAKSIVIATYALCGFSNFSSIAIQIGGIGGMAPNKQGELSKLGFKALLAASIACMMTATVAGMMSFT; this is encoded by the coding sequence ATGGATTTTTTAAGAGGACTACTGGGCTTACTAGTTCTGTTGGGTATTGCCTGGGTTTTTTCTTCAAACAGAAAAAAAATTAACTGGAAACTAGTAGGTGTAGGAGTCGTCCTTCAAATTGTTTTTGGTTTCCTTATATCTAAGGTTCCATTAATAAAAACCATCTTTCTCGCTGTGAGTGAAGTTTTTGTGAAGTTCCTTGGTTATGCAGGAGATGGAGCAGCATTCCTCTTTGGTAATTTGGTAGATGTATCTTCTTTTGGTTTTATTTTCGCATTTCAGGTATTACCAACCGTAATTTTCTTTTCTACTGTAACTGCTGGTCTTTATTATTTAGGAGTTTTGCAAAAAATAGTTTTTGCAATTGCTTGGGTAATGGCCAGAACCATGAAACTATCTGGCGCCGAGAGTTTATCTGTAGCAGGTAATATTTTTCTAGGGCAAACAGAAGCGCCACTTCTAGTAAAACCATTCATCATGAACATGACTCGCTCAGAGTTAATGACTTTGATGACCGGTGGTATGGCTACCATTGCCGGAGGTGTATTGGCAGGTTATGTTACATTTCTAGGTGGAGACGATCCTGTCGAACAAGTAAAATATGCATCTTACTTATTGAGTGCTTCTATTATGAATGCACCGGCTGCCGTGGTAATTTCTAAAATATTGATTCCGGAAACTCAGCACGACGAGATAGATTCTAGTTTAAAAGTGAATACTGAAAAACTAGGTGTTAATTTGGTGGATGCACTCTCAAATGGAGCTGCAGACGGTTTAAAACTTGCCTTAAACATTGGAGGCATGCTACTGGCATTTATTGCAATTATTTATGCTATTAATGGCTTTTTGGTAGGGTTTGTAGGAGATATTACTGGTTTAAACGTATGGATTCAGCAATCTACTGACGGCCAATTTTCTGGTTTGTCTTTAGAGTATATTTTGGGTCAAGTGTTTAGGGTGTTGGCTTTTGTAATGGGTATCGATTGGTCTGAGTCTTTACAGATAGGTAGCCTATTAGGTCAAAAAACAGTAATTAACGAGTTTATTGCTTACAGTAGCTTAGCTGAAATGAAAGCCGCAAACGAACTTTCTGCGAAATCTATAGTAATTGCGACTTATGCTTTGTGCGGGTTCTCTAATTTTAGCTCAATTGCTATCCAAATTGGTGGAATTGGAGGGATGGCACCAAATAAACAAGGGGAATTGTCGAAGTTGGGTTTTAAAGCATTATTAGCAGCATCTATTGCATGTATGATGACAGCCACTGTAGCTGGTATGATGTCATTTACTTAG
- a CDS encoding SRPBCC family protein, giving the protein MQYFKFFTGGVIFTVLFIVFMAFVIFPGDYHISQSIEITAPQAKVYNTIADLSTWNKWVYSKEELKDAKYSVSDQKTGEGGYVLIVYAENYELKMITVQATPYKEIKLTALVNKGEQESNIEFNVESIDNSHTKVTWQQSGSFGWSIVNRLTAGLLDFKGKTEEVYKDKLTLLKNICED; this is encoded by the coding sequence ATGCAGTATTTTAAATTTTTCACAGGTGGAGTAATTTTTACTGTCTTATTCATTGTCTTTATGGCTTTTGTGATTTTTCCTGGAGATTACCATATAAGCCAAAGTATAGAGATTACTGCACCTCAAGCTAAAGTGTATAATACTATTGCAGATTTAAGTACTTGGAATAAATGGGTGTATAGCAAAGAAGAATTAAAAGATGCTAAATACAGTGTTTCTGATCAAAAAACAGGAGAAGGTGGTTATGTACTAATTGTATATGCTGAGAATTATGAGTTAAAAATGATAACAGTGCAAGCAACACCTTATAAAGAGATCAAACTAACTGCTTTGGTTAATAAAGGCGAGCAAGAATCTAATATTGAGTTTAATGTTGAGAGCATAGATAACTCACATACTAAAGTAACTTGGCAACAATCGGGTTCTTTTGGTTGGAGTATTGTAAACAGATTAACCGCTGGTTTACTGGATTTTAAAGGTAAAACTGAGGAGGTTTATAAAGATAAATTGACATTACTCAAAAATATCTGCGAAGATTAA
- a CDS encoding proline dehydrogenase family protein, translating to MENGGETLKSISKTNFDDTSIAFAHKNNLALRKTFFLFSMMNKPALVKLGTSLITFSLNIHLPVKKLIKKTLFNQFCGGENIVDCNSTMRNLANAGVGTILDYAVEGATTEKGFDTTEKETIENILNAKDSKEIPFCVFKPTGLGPNKVLEKLHINKALNSEEQAAYDRMYNRFKNICQTAFNNNVRIFIDAEETWFQDPLDEIVYKMMEMYNQENAIVYNTYQLYCKNKLAKLKDANQRALSKGYKLGAKLVRGAYMEKERERAQKMGYEDPIQPNKAATDEDFNYAILYCMEHVGQIAFCCGTHNETSSYYLIELIEKFGQNPANKDIFFAQLFGMSDHISFNLSNAGFNVAKYVPYGPVEAVLPYLFRRAEENTAISGQSSREYNLLKKEIARRKA from the coding sequence ATGGAAAACGGAGGAGAAACATTGAAATCAATTTCAAAAACAAATTTTGACGATACAAGTATTGCTTTTGCCCATAAAAACAATTTGGCCTTAAGGAAAACCTTTTTCCTTTTTTCTATGATGAATAAACCAGCATTGGTAAAGCTAGGCACCTCTCTAATAACTTTTAGCTTAAATATTCATCTGCCTGTAAAGAAACTCATCAAAAAAACACTCTTCAATCAATTTTGTGGTGGAGAAAACATAGTAGACTGTAACAGTACTATGCGTAATCTGGCAAATGCCGGCGTGGGAACAATTCTAGACTATGCGGTAGAAGGAGCTACTACAGAAAAAGGATTTGATACTACAGAAAAAGAAACTATTGAGAATATTCTAAATGCTAAAGACTCAAAAGAAATTCCTTTTTGTGTATTTAAGCCAACTGGTCTTGGGCCAAACAAAGTCCTCGAAAAGTTACACATTAACAAAGCTCTTAATAGCGAAGAACAAGCAGCTTATGATCGCATGTACAATAGGTTTAAAAACATTTGCCAAACTGCTTTTAACAATAATGTGAGAATTTTTATTGATGCAGAAGAAACTTGGTTTCAAGATCCTTTGGATGAGATTGTTTACAAGATGATGGAAATGTATAATCAGGAAAATGCCATTGTTTATAATACCTATCAACTATATTGTAAAAACAAGCTTGCCAAATTAAAAGACGCAAACCAAAGAGCGCTGTCTAAAGGATATAAACTAGGGGCGAAACTGGTGAGAGGTGCATACATGGAAAAAGAAAGAGAAAGAGCGCAAAAAATGGGTTACGAAGATCCGATACAACCAAATAAAGCAGCTACAGACGAAGATTTTAACTATGCGATATTATACTGCATGGAGCATGTTGGTCAAATTGCTTTTTGCTGCGGAACTCATAATGAGACTAGCAGCTATTACTTAATAGAGTTAATTGAAAAGTTTGGCCAAAACCCAGCTAACAAAGATATTTTCTTTGCTCAGCTATTTGGTATGAGTGATCATATCTCCTTTAACTTGAGCAATGCAGGGTTTAATGTTGCCAAGTATGTTCCTTATGGACCCGTTGAAGCTGTACTCCCCTACTTATTTAGACGAGCAGAAGAGAACACAGCCATATCTGGACAAAGTAGTAGAGAGTATAATTTATTAAAAAAGGAAATAGCACGAAGAAAGGCTTAA
- a CDS encoding nitroreductase family protein: MNYNTEEINQLIKNRRSVFPKQYTGNKVDDDIVKQILENANWAPTHGKTEPWRFFVFTGDGLKSFSKFQSDLYAEKTKAAGTFDENKFQKLLTHPLSASHIVAIVMRRQETERIPEIEEVEAVACAVQNMYLTATAYGLGAYWASGGVTYWEEAKEFFGLGDKDKLLGFFYIGEKAIEVPEGVRGPVENKTTWITE, translated from the coding sequence TTGAATTATAACACAGAAGAAATAAACCAGCTTATAAAAAACAGACGATCTGTATTCCCTAAGCAATATACCGGAAATAAAGTTGACGATGATATTGTTAAGCAAATTCTAGAAAATGCGAACTGGGCTCCAACACATGGTAAAACTGAACCTTGGAGATTTTTTGTGTTTACTGGAGATGGTCTTAAGTCGTTTTCTAAATTCCAGTCTGACTTATATGCAGAAAAAACAAAAGCAGCAGGTACTTTTGATGAAAACAAATTTCAAAAGTTACTAACTCATCCTTTAAGCGCATCTCACATTGTAGCGATCGTTATGAGGAGACAGGAAACTGAACGTATTCCTGAAATTGAAGAAGTTGAGGCTGTAGCTTGTGCTGTACAAAATATGTATTTAACAGCAACGGCTTATGGTTTAGGAGCTTACTGGGCAAGTGGGGGAGTAACTTACTGGGAAGAAGCCAAAGAGTTTTTTGGTTTAGGGGACAAAGACAAATTACTTGGTTTCTTTTATATAGGTGAAAAAGCAATTGAAGTTCCTGAAGGTGTGAGAGGGCCAGTTGAAAACAAAACTACTTGGATTACAGAATAG